The Paenibacillus macerans genome includes a window with the following:
- a CDS encoding M24 family metallopeptidase — protein MSAEEVRVRPEAALGGMANRERAASVMAREGLQALVATTPENIAYVIGAPLRTTNWSMQIYAVLPKDAGARPRLVLPTNRLGVIAQMGVPDAELYLFSDFFVEGSPVGQPSTPDIDLFYDLLGRTAVYPGPLEALAAALKDLDIPQGPLGVDEMRINPALYAKLGESLPAGHVRPAYGLFREVRQVKTAAEVARLRRSAELNERVEEEMIHLIADGVHEEELAAHYRDRIIRAGGTPAMIAVGAGPRSALPLIEHYFHRVRPGEQVRFDLCCQLDSYWADTGRTVVLGQPSEWQRRHFAAVRGGWERALELVRPGVKASAVFAAAVETVQRGGIPHYRRQHVGHAIGLELYDDIVLAPGDHRELQEGMVFCVEVPYYELGAGGFQIEDTVVVTKDGYEFLTHLDRKLFVQ, from the coding sequence ATGAGTGCAGAGGAAGTGCGAGTGCGGCCGGAGGCCGCACTGGGCGGCATGGCCAACCGGGAACGCGCCGCAAGCGTGATGGCGCGTGAAGGGCTGCAGGCGCTGGTCGCCACCACGCCGGAGAATATCGCCTACGTGATCGGGGCGCCGCTAAGGACGACCAACTGGTCGATGCAGATTTACGCCGTATTGCCAAAGGATGCGGGGGCGCGTCCGCGCCTTGTTTTACCGACAAACCGGCTGGGCGTGATCGCGCAGATGGGCGTGCCGGACGCGGAGCTGTATTTGTTCAGCGACTTCTTTGTCGAAGGTTCGCCCGTAGGACAGCCCTCGACGCCCGATATCGATTTGTTTTATGACTTGCTGGGGCGGACGGCGGTTTACCCGGGCCCGCTCGAAGCGCTCGCGGCCGCGCTGAAGGATCTGGATATCCCGCAGGGGCCGCTTGGCGTGGATGAAATGCGCATCAACCCGGCGCTCTATGCCAAACTTGGCGAATCGCTGCCGGCGGGTCATGTCCGCCCGGCCTACGGCTTGTTCCGGGAGGTCCGCCAGGTGAAAACGGCGGCAGAGGTCGCCCGTTTGCGGCGGTCCGCCGAGCTCAATGAACGGGTCGAGGAGGAAATGATCCATCTGATCGCGGACGGGGTCCACGAGGAAGAGCTGGCCGCCCATTACCGGGACCGGATCATCCGCGCCGGCGGAACGCCGGCGATGATCGCGGTCGGGGCGGGACCGCGCAGCGCCTTGCCGCTGATCGAGCACTATTTCCACCGGGTACGGCCGGGTGAACAGGTGCGGTTCGACCTGTGCTGTCAGCTCGACAGCTACTGGGCGGATACCGGACGCACCGTGGTGCTGGGGCAGCCGTCCGAGTGGCAGCGGCGGCATTTCGCGGCGGTCCGCGGCGGCTGGGAGCGGGCGCTGGAGCTGGTGCGCCCGGGGGTCAAGGCTTCGGCGGTGTTTGCGGCCGCCGTTGAAACGGTGCAGCGCGGCGGGATTCCGCATTATCGCCGCCAGCATGTGGGCCACGCCATCGGCCTGGAGCTTTATGACGACATCGTGCTTGCCCCGGGAGACCACCGGGAGCTGCAGGAAGGGATGGTGTTCTGCGTGGAGGTGCCGTATTACGAGCTTGGCGCCGGAGGCTTCCAAATCGAGGATACCGTCGTAGTTACGAAGGATGGATATGAATTTTTGACGCATCTGGACCGCAAACTTTTTGTGCAGTAG
- a CDS encoding ABC transporter permease, producing MRLRPKWIGAALTVVALAVCLFLLAPLIIVVITSLNPASYSVFPPQGLSLRWYENLASQPQFLRAFRNSVIASGCATLLALTAGTLAALAIQRYRFPGRNLLRAIFMSPMVVPKIALGVAYLILFSRLKIAGGLLALILGEAVTILPFVLSIIGSTLANLKKEYEEAAADLGAGPVRSFFTVTLPQMRMGLLLSGALSFIFTFDQVETALLILRPQNNTLPIELFLYMEKWQDPTIAVVSTLMLLLALVLFLGLRFLLRSAPQVQQVLGKKDE from the coding sequence ATGCGGCTTAGACCGAAATGGATCGGGGCGGCGCTGACGGTCGTCGCGCTGGCGGTGTGCCTCTTTTTGCTTGCACCGCTGATCATCGTCGTGATCACCTCCCTGAACCCGGCCTCTTACAGCGTGTTTCCGCCGCAGGGGCTGTCGCTCAGATGGTATGAAAACCTGGCTTCACAGCCGCAGTTTCTGCGGGCTTTCCGCAACAGCGTGATCGCCTCCGGCTGCGCTACGCTGCTGGCGCTTACGGCGGGCACGCTGGCCGCGCTGGCGATTCAGCGCTACCGTTTTCCCGGACGCAATCTGCTGCGCGCGATTTTTATGTCCCCGATGGTCGTGCCGAAAATCGCCCTGGGCGTCGCTTATCTGATTTTATTCTCCCGGCTGAAGATTGCCGGCGGCCTGCTTGCCCTGATCCTCGGGGAAGCGGTCACGATTTTGCCGTTTGTGCTGTCCATTATCGGAAGCACGCTGGCCAATTTGAAAAAAGAGTACGAAGAAGCGGCGGCCGATTTGGGCGCGGGTCCGGTCCGGAGCTTCTTCACGGTCACGCTGCCCCAGATGCGCATGGGGTTGCTGCTGAGCGGCGCGTTGTCGTTTATCTTTACTTTTGATCAGGTGGAGACGGCCTTGTTGATCCTGCGCCCGCAGAACAATACGCTGCCGATCGAGCTGTTCCTGTATATGGAAAAATGGCAGGACCCGACGATCGCGGTCGTATCGACGCTGATGCTGCTATTGGCGCTGGTATTGTTCCTGGGACTTAGATTTTTGCTGCGCTCGGCTCCGCAGGTACAGCAGGTACTGGGAAAAAAGGATGAATAG
- a CDS encoding ABC transporter permease, with product MKAAANRRHRRWSPPDRSWGAALLLLLPSLLLMGIIYIGSLFIFGRYSFDSFAGGHLVPAFQWDAYAAFLGDPYYWKLIGDTFSLALKVTGITLLLAYPLAYYLACVRKPAWRQTLLLITFMPLLVSAVVKSYAWMVLLSRQGLLNWLFIKLGLTENGFEMTLNETGVIIALVHIFLPFMVIPILSVLVQQDSQLKAAAHDLGAGSVRAFLTITLPLSVRGIVSGIQIVFTLCLTAFTTPALIGGGRVMTLPTFIYQRTLDTNWPMAAVASLFLILASTLAVWALNRLADLLAFQRSKGGKRHAA from the coding sequence GTGAAGGCCGCGGCAAATCGCCGGCATCGGCGCTGGTCGCCGCCGGACAGGTCCTGGGGCGCGGCGCTGCTGCTCCTGCTGCCGTCCCTGCTGCTTATGGGCATTATTTATATCGGCTCCCTGTTTATTTTCGGCCGCTACAGCTTCGATTCGTTTGCGGGAGGACATCTTGTTCCGGCCTTCCAATGGGACGCCTACGCCGCGTTTCTCGGCGATCCGTATTATTGGAAGCTGATCGGGGACACCTTTTCGCTGGCGCTGAAGGTGACCGGAATTACGCTGCTGCTCGCCTATCCGCTGGCTTATTATTTGGCCTGCGTCCGCAAGCCGGCATGGCGGCAAACCCTGCTGCTGATTACGTTTATGCCGCTGCTGGTCAGCGCGGTCGTCAAATCCTACGCCTGGATGGTGCTGCTATCTAGGCAAGGCCTGCTGAACTGGCTGTTTATCAAGCTCGGACTCACAGAGAACGGCTTTGAGATGACGCTTAACGAAACCGGGGTGATCATCGCGCTTGTGCATATTTTTTTACCCTTTATGGTAATTCCGATTTTGAGCGTGCTGGTGCAGCAGGACAGCCAATTGAAGGCGGCGGCCCACGACCTGGGCGCGGGAAGCGTACGGGCGTTCCTGACGATTACCCTGCCGCTGTCGGTGCGGGGCATCGTATCCGGCATTCAGATCGTGTTCACGTTATGCCTGACCGCGTTTACGACGCCCGCCTTGATCGGCGGGGGAAGAGTGATGACGCTGCCGACGTTTATTTATCAGCGCACCCTGGACACCAACTGGCCGATGGCCGCCGTGGCCAGCCTGTTTCTGATTCTGGCCTCGACCCTGGCGGTTTGGGCGCTGAACCGGCTTGCCGATCTGCTTGCTTTTCAGCGGTCCAAAGGAGGGAAAAGGCATGCGGCTTAG
- a CDS encoding ABC transporter ATP-binding protein, which translates to MPETEKQTAIEAQNVVRKFGGQYAVNSVSFEVKQGEFVSLLGPSGCGKTTLLRMLGGLDRPDEGAILLAGRDVTKIPAYGRDTNMIFQQLALFPHMDVYKNIAYGLRMKGRSKAEIRAKVERALDLVQLPGYGGRSVAQLSGGQAQRVAIARALVNEPKVLLLDEPLSALDAQLRLDMQRELKRIQRESGTTFIFVTHDQKEALNVSDRIGVMRGGKLLQYGTPDEIYERPADSFVAKFIGDTNLLPATLVSLAGDAATVRAAGALSRVHVGPGAAALAAGGQGNISIRYEYVRVGEDAAQLGNTLNAIVEDVRYGGTFLQYELRLDGEHRLTASVPHYPGNRRYETGESVPIGWEPKDAILLPGDGEGEA; encoded by the coding sequence ATGCCCGAGACAGAGAAACAAACGGCGATTGAAGCGCAAAACGTCGTCAGAAAATTCGGCGGGCAGTATGCGGTGAATTCCGTCTCTTTTGAGGTGAAGCAGGGGGAGTTTGTCTCCCTGCTCGGCCCCAGCGGCTGCGGAAAAACAACGCTGCTGCGCATGCTCGGGGGGCTCGATCGGCCCGACGAAGGCGCGATCCTGCTCGCCGGACGGGATGTGACGAAAATTCCCGCGTACGGCCGGGACACCAACATGATTTTTCAACAGCTCGCGTTGTTCCCGCATATGGATGTGTACAAAAATATCGCTTACGGCTTGCGCATGAAGGGGCGCAGCAAAGCCGAGATCCGCGCCAAGGTCGAACGGGCGCTGGATCTGGTTCAGCTGCCCGGCTACGGCGGCCGCTCCGTCGCCCAGCTCTCCGGCGGCCAGGCGCAGCGGGTGGCGATCGCCCGGGCGCTCGTCAACGAGCCGAAGGTGCTGCTGCTGGACGAGCCGTTGTCCGCGCTCGACGCCCAGCTTAGACTGGACATGCAGCGCGAGCTGAAGCGGATTCAGCGGGAATCCGGGACGACGTTTATTTTTGTAACCCATGATCAAAAAGAAGCGCTGAACGTCTCGGACCGGATCGGCGTGATGCGCGGCGGTAAGCTGCTGCAGTACGGCACGCCCGACGAAATTTACGAGCGTCCGGCGGACAGCTTTGTCGCCAAATTCATCGGCGACACGAATCTGCTGCCGGCCACGCTTGTTTCGCTAGCCGGCGACGCGGCTACCGTCCGGGCGGCCGGCGCGCTCTCCCGCGTCCACGTCGGCCCCGGCGCCGCCGCGCTAGCCGCAGGCGGGCAGGGTAATATCTCCATCCGCTACGAATACGTCCGGGTTGGGGAGGACGCCGCGCAGCTCGGCAACACGCTGAACGCGATCGTGGAGGACGTGCGCTACGGCGGCACGTTTCTGCAATACGAGCTGCGGCTTGACGGCGAGCATCGGCTGACGGCGAGCGTGCCGCATTATCCGGGGAACCGCCGCTATGAGACCGGTGAATCCGTTCCGATCGGGTGGGAGCCGAAGGACGCGATTCTGCTGCCCGGAGACGGGGAGGGGGAAGCGTGA
- a CDS encoding ABC transporter substrate-binding protein — MKTRAKSIVSLSILLVLSLVFLAACGNGAGNGGSAEGGNGGGNAANSPTTPAGNGGSGEKIKLSMFIWAGANQDVVPKEVVANYIKEHPNVEVEFVESSNSVMYPKMLAAKNADPNNPVVNFGYFNADASAKGISDDMWEPLDPAIVTHMQDIPEQYHTADNRGIVWGVSNFALVYNKDLVKTAPTSWSDLWENSEFKDKVALWDYMFYAYIAPVIELKGQELGASYEKPEEAFKFWAEHADQVRSLVTSNDQLKNMLVSGEALIAPFSSQTAQTWIDDEGLPLGVAIPKEGFISFPYSLQVVKGSTPEQTRVANEIINELLAPENLTRYAEVTGTPVTSTAAAIPDKYKDDPSFSVEEQNKGLNPDWATMAKDASVWKDFWDRLVKTKLN; from the coding sequence ATGAAAACAAGAGCGAAATCGATCGTATCTTTATCCATCCTGCTGGTCCTGTCCCTGGTATTCCTTGCGGCTTGCGGCAACGGCGCGGGAAACGGCGGCAGCGCCGAAGGCGGCAATGGCGGCGGCAACGCGGCCAATTCGCCGACGACTCCGGCCGGTAACGGCGGTTCGGGGGAAAAAATCAAGCTGAGCATGTTCATTTGGGCCGGCGCCAATCAGGATGTCGTTCCGAAAGAGGTCGTCGCGAACTACATCAAGGAGCATCCCAACGTGGAGGTTGAATTTGTGGAATCCTCCAACTCCGTGATGTATCCGAAAATGCTGGCCGCCAAAAACGCCGACCCCAACAATCCGGTGGTGAATTTCGGCTATTTCAATGCCGACGCTTCCGCCAAGGGCATCAGCGACGATATGTGGGAGCCGCTGGACCCGGCGATCGTGACGCATATGCAGGATATTCCCGAACAGTACCACACGGCGGACAACCGGGGGATCGTATGGGGCGTGAGCAATTTTGCGCTTGTGTATAACAAGGATTTGGTGAAAACAGCGCCGACAAGCTGGAGCGATTTGTGGGAAAACAGCGAATTCAAGGATAAAGTCGCGCTTTGGGACTATATGTTTTACGCCTACATTGCGCCGGTCATTGAACTGAAGGGCCAGGAGCTCGGCGCCTCTTATGAAAAGCCGGAAGAGGCATTTAAATTCTGGGCGGAGCATGCGGATCAGGTCCGCTCCTTGGTAACCTCCAATGACCAGTTGAAAAATATGCTGGTGTCCGGCGAAGCGCTGATCGCTCCGTTCAGCTCGCAGACCGCGCAAACCTGGATCGATGATGAAGGGCTGCCGCTGGGCGTAGCCATTCCGAAGGAAGGGTTCATTTCGTTCCCTTATTCCCTGCAGGTCGTCAAGGGTTCGACCCCGGAGCAGACCCGGGTGGCCAACGAAATCATTAACGAGCTGCTGGCTCCGGAAAATCTGACCCGCTACGCGGAAGTCACAGGAACCCCGGTGACGAGCACCGCCGCGGCCATTCCCGACAAATACAAGGATGATCCGTCCTTCTCCGTCGAGGAGCAAAACAAAGGCCTGAACCCGGACTGGGCGACGATGGCGAAAGATGCCTCGGTGTGGAAGGATTTTTGGGACCGTCTGGTCAAGACGAAGCTGAATTAA
- a CDS encoding hydantoinase B/oxoprolinase family protein: MSTDRVFLEIFKNRVQAIVEEMAGVVLRTGFTAFVKETGDFGTYLLSPKGETFGSPLETGYSLSLGIPAEEVLAAGEPWREGDIVICNDPYTTGAMATHLPDVYLLKPFFHDGRIIAFGLCFIHSSDVGGKVPGSVSPSAYDIHQEGIRIAPVKLYEAGALNEQVLNMFLHNCRIPDQNWGDLRALMAALNRGDKRLAELIARYGPEQIERGIEDLLAYAETRVRQIIADIPDGTYEFWDYIEGGPGGYPVRLRCALIVRGDGILLDFRGTDPQVRASFNIPTLNKQGHYYLVPALTRYFRTLDPSIPWNSGMVRMIGNEAPPASILNPEFPAAVGARASTFIRLMDVLTGALSRAQENKLPAAGAGQAAIVMLAMTDPVSGGRKVGVIQPICGGSGARPMKDGIDGMDFAVGHLRNIPVETVEVDMPVLIERYGLRADSAGAGKYRGGSGIELRLKVLSPDTVLTARNMERIQFQPWGRLGGRAGAHGVALKNAGQAAEEDLGRIDELLLQPGDTVAFLSQGGGGYGSPYERDPAAVLNDVRSGLVSEAAAREQYGVILRAGQVDGEATRLLRAEAPKLTASFHYGEARERFEAVWSDELQLAVGAALAAYPLALRDYLKRRTMAEADRRIAAGEQVRPSDAADIMGEIHRKLLLG; encoded by the coding sequence ATGAGTACCGACCGGGTGTTTCTGGAAATTTTCAAAAACCGGGTGCAGGCGATCGTGGAGGAAATGGCGGGTGTCGTTCTCCGCACCGGCTTCACGGCGTTTGTCAAAGAGACGGGCGATTTCGGCACCTATCTGCTGTCGCCAAAGGGCGAAACCTTCGGCTCCCCGCTGGAGACCGGATACAGCCTGTCGCTGGGAATTCCGGCCGAGGAGGTGCTCGCCGCGGGCGAGCCGTGGCGGGAAGGGGACATCGTGATTTGCAACGATCCCTATACCACCGGCGCCATGGCCACCCATTTGCCGGATGTCTATCTGCTGAAGCCCTTTTTTCATGACGGGCGGATTATCGCCTTCGGGCTTTGCTTTATTCATTCCTCGGATGTCGGCGGCAAGGTGCCGGGCAGCGTCTCGCCAAGCGCTTACGATATTCATCAGGAGGGCATCCGGATCGCTCCGGTCAAGCTGTACGAAGCCGGCGCGCTGAACGAGCAGGTGCTGAACATGTTCCTGCACAATTGCCGCATCCCCGATCAGAACTGGGGGGACCTGCGGGCGCTGATGGCCGCGCTGAACCGCGGGGACAAGAGACTTGCCGAATTGATCGCGCGATACGGACCGGAGCAGATCGAGCGGGGCATCGAGGATCTGCTCGCTTACGCGGAGACGCGGGTGCGGCAGATTATCGCGGACATCCCGGACGGGACGTACGAGTTCTGGGACTACATCGAAGGCGGTCCCGGCGGATACCCGGTGCGGCTGCGGTGCGCTCTGATCGTCAGGGGGGACGGGATATTGCTCGATTTCCGGGGAACCGATCCCCAGGTGAGAGCTTCGTTTAATATCCCGACACTGAACAAGCAAGGGCATTATTACCTGGTTCCGGCGCTAACCCGCTACTTCCGCACGCTGGACCCGTCGATTCCCTGGAACTCGGGGATGGTGCGGATGATCGGCAACGAGGCGCCGCCGGCCAGCATCCTGAATCCGGAATTCCCGGCCGCGGTCGGCGCGCGGGCTTCCACCTTCATCCGGCTGATGGATGTGCTGACCGGTGCGCTCAGCCGGGCCCAGGAAAACAAGCTGCCGGCGGCCGGCGCGGGACAAGCCGCAATCGTGATGCTGGCGATGACCGATCCGGTCTCCGGCGGCCGAAAGGTGGGCGTCATTCAGCCGATCTGCGGCGGCTCCGGCGCGAGGCCGATGAAGGACGGGATCGACGGCATGGATTTTGCCGTCGGCCATCTGCGCAACATTCCGGTCGAGACGGTGGAGGTCGACATGCCCGTGCTGATCGAGCGTTACGGCCTGCGCGCCGATTCCGCCGGAGCCGGCAAATACCGGGGCGGCAGCGGGATCGAGCTCCGGCTCAAGGTGCTGAGTCCCGATACGGTGCTGACGGCGCGGAACATGGAGCGCATCCAGTTTCAGCCGTGGGGGAGACTTGGCGGCCGGGCCGGGGCGCACGGGGTGGCTTTGAAAAACGCGGGACAAGCCGCGGAGGAGGATCTCGGACGCATCGATGAGCTGCTGCTGCAGCCGGGCGACACGGTTGCCTTTCTCTCGCAGGGCGGCGGCGGATACGGCAGCCCGTATGAGCGGGACCCCGCAGCCGTGTTAAACGATGTGCGCAGCGGACTAGTGTCCGAGGCGGCCGCGCGGGAGCAATACGGCGTCATTCTGCGCGCCGGCCAAGTGGATGGCGAAGCGACCCGGCTTTTGCGAGCGGAAGCGCCTAAGCTGACGGCTTCCTTCCACTATGGAGAGGCGCGGGAACGCTTCGAGGCGGTCTGGAGCGATGAGCTGCAGCTTGCCGTCGGCGCGGCCCTGGCGGCTTATCCGCTGGCCCTGCGCGATTATCTTAAGCGCCGGACGATGGCCGAGGCGGACCGGAGGATCGCGGCCGGGGAACAGGTGCGGCCAAGCGACGCCGCGGACATCATGGGGGAAATTCACCGCAAATTGCTGCTTGGATAA
- a CDS encoding hydantoinase/oxoprolinase family protein: MTQKYRLGIDIGGTFTDVMLTGRSGEVAAALKTPSVPSAPEQAIFNALRQLKDNGIDIGAIELFVHGTTLGVNTLIERNGAKTGLLTTGGFRDVLEIRRLRLENTTDLYGDKALPLIPRHLVKEIDERCLADGRIYRPLRPEELRRAVAELLEEGVTAIAVSFLHAYHNPEHERQAAELIRREFPGVFVSASSEVWPQQREYERTLATVMNAYVGSRMSEYFQRLEAGASEQGLRAQVLSTMSNGGIMTARRAAQEPVKTLLSGPASGVIGATHVARLAGIDKVITFDMGGTSVDVAVIDGEPAYSSENQVGDFPVIIPAVDVTAIGAGGGSVAWVDSAGVLKVGPRSAGADPGPACYGRGGQEATTTDAYVHLGIIHPERFLGGGMPLDERLAAAVLTRLGERIGLDSRAAAQAIIDVATANMYAQFTPLMARKGIDPRDFTLLAYGGAGPTHAFLLAREVGIRRVLIPPSPGTLCATGCVVADLRNDFVRTVYKTEQQLQPGEIGATLQGLKEQGGRWLSEESSRGIALETSYVLFSADMRYEGQAFDIEVSLPAEETEAEAEAEAIRRFHQRYHDIFGISQPGDPVMFVNLRASVVGVTRKAGAIRPPERAADRSAPGTPDKRQLFFDGRSWTASVLKRSELPEESAPALSGPVIVEEYDTTVFVPPGYRVCRDKLGNMIGEAEA; the protein is encoded by the coding sequence ATGACCCAAAAATACCGTCTGGGCATCGATATTGGCGGAACCTTCACCGACGTGATGCTGACCGGCCGTTCGGGCGAGGTAGCGGCGGCGCTTAAAACGCCATCCGTACCTTCCGCTCCGGAGCAGGCGATCTTTAACGCGCTGCGGCAGTTAAAGGACAACGGCATCGACATCGGGGCGATTGAGCTGTTTGTCCACGGTACGACACTGGGAGTCAACACCTTGATTGAGCGAAACGGAGCGAAGACGGGTCTCCTTACTACCGGCGGCTTTCGCGATGTGCTGGAAATCCGCCGGCTGCGTTTGGAGAATACAACGGATTTATACGGGGACAAGGCTTTGCCCCTGATTCCCCGCCATCTCGTCAAGGAGATCGATGAACGCTGTTTGGCGGATGGACGGATCTACCGTCCGCTGCGTCCGGAAGAACTGCGTCGGGCAGTAGCGGAATTGCTGGAAGAAGGGGTTACCGCAATCGCCGTCTCGTTCCTTCACGCGTATCATAACCCGGAGCATGAGCGCCAGGCGGCCGAGCTGATCCGCCGTGAATTTCCCGGCGTGTTCGTTTCGGCGAGCAGCGAGGTTTGGCCGCAGCAGCGGGAATACGAGCGAACGTTGGCCACCGTCATGAACGCATATGTGGGCTCGCGCATGAGCGAATATTTTCAGCGCCTGGAGGCCGGGGCGTCGGAACAGGGGCTGCGGGCGCAGGTGTTGTCCACGATGTCCAACGGCGGGATTATGACTGCCCGGCGGGCGGCGCAGGAACCGGTCAAAACGCTGCTCTCCGGCCCGGCGTCCGGCGTAATCGGCGCCACGCATGTGGCCCGTCTGGCCGGCATCGACAAGGTGATCACCTTCGATATGGGGGGCACGAGCGTCGATGTGGCGGTGATCGATGGCGAGCCGGCCTACTCGAGCGAAAACCAGGTCGGCGATTTTCCGGTCATCATTCCGGCGGTTGATGTGACGGCGATCGGCGCCGGCGGAGGTTCGGTCGCCTGGGTGGATTCGGCGGGCGTGCTGAAGGTAGGTCCGCGCAGCGCGGGCGCCGATCCCGGACCGGCCTGCTACGGCCGGGGCGGCCAGGAGGCGACGACCACGGACGCTTACGTGCATCTCGGCATCATTCACCCCGAGCGCTTTCTCGGCGGAGGCATGCCGCTGGATGAGCGGCTCGCCGCCGCGGTCCTGACCCGGCTCGGGGAGCGGATCGGCCTCGATTCCCGCGCGGCCGCCCAAGCGATCATCGACGTGGCGACCGCCAATATGTACGCCCAGTTTACGCCGCTCATGGCCCGCAAAGGGATCGATCCCCGGGACTTTACGCTGCTGGCCTACGGGGGAGCCGGTCCGACCCACGCATTTTTGCTGGCCCGGGAGGTGGGCATCCGGCGGGTGCTCATCCCGCCTTCCCCCGGCACGCTGTGCGCGACCGGCTGCGTGGTCGCCGACCTGCGCAACGACTTCGTCCGCACGGTCTATAAGACGGAGCAGCAGCTGCAGCCCGGAGAAATCGGCGCGACGTTACAAGGCTTGAAGGAGCAGGGAGGGCGCTGGCTGAGCGAGGAGAGCAGCCGGGGGATCGCGCTGGAGACGAGCTATGTGCTGTTCAGCGCGGATATGCGCTATGAAGGGCAAGCCTTCGATATTGAAGTATCGCTTCCCGCGGAAGAAACGGAGGCGGAAGCTGAAGCTGAAGCGATCCGGCGTTTTCATCAGCGGTACCATGACATTTTTGGCATCAGCCAGCCAGGCGATCCCGTCATGTTCGTCAATCTCCGGGCCTCGGTGGTCGGGGTTACCCGCAAGGCGGGGGCGATCCGACCGCCGGAACGCGCGGCGGATCGATCCGCCCCTGGCACACCGGACAAGCGCCAGTTGTTCTTTGACGGCCGGTCATGGACGGCCAGCGTACTGAAGCGGTCCGAACTGCCGGAGGAGTCCGCACCTGCGCTGTCCGGTCCGGTCATCGTTGAAGAGTACGATACGACGGTGTTTGTTCCCCCGGGCTATCGGGTCTGCCGGGACAAGCTGGGCAATATGATCGGGGAGGCGGAAGCATGA
- a CDS encoding FadR/GntR family transcriptional regulator, with product MIAKEYDQMKLEYELLSYLDKQETPVGATTLVLVLDKKFGLSQASIGRKLMEFDTLGYTESVGRKGRLLTAAGKERLTELNRQLAQLRDNSKLLDALKISDEQSLINILVTRRALERETAWLAATNASERDIVLLWESIALQETALSEGRIPIAEDREFHERIARAAGNPILLHALRLVWGEGAHLPATATIRKAVGSELVVDHRRIIGCIESHSPYEAASAMVNHINQLIEDVRTYFGGPRS from the coding sequence ATGATTGCCAAAGAATACGACCAGATGAAACTGGAGTATGAGCTGCTCTCTTATTTGGATAAGCAGGAAACTCCGGTCGGCGCCACGACGCTGGTGCTTGTGCTGGACAAGAAGTTCGGGCTCAGCCAGGCGTCGATCGGCCGGAAGCTGATGGAATTCGATACGCTGGGGTATACCGAAAGCGTCGGCCGGAAAGGGCGTTTGCTTACGGCTGCGGGCAAGGAGCGGCTTACGGAGCTGAACCGGCAGCTTGCCCAACTGCGCGACAATTCCAAGCTGCTTGACGCCCTGAAAATATCCGACGAGCAATCGCTAATCAATATATTGGTGACGAGACGGGCTTTGGAACGGGAGACCGCATGGCTAGCGGCCACTAACGCCAGCGAACGGGATATCGTTCTTTTATGGGAATCGATCGCCCTGCAGGAAACCGCTTTGTCCGAGGGCAGGATTCCGATCGCGGAGGACCGGGAGTTTCATGAGCGAATCGCCAGGGCTGCCGGCAACCCGATCCTGCTTCACGCTTTGCGGCTCGTTTGGGGCGAGGGAGCCCATCTGCCGGCAACGGCCACGATCCGGAAAGCGGTCGGCAGCGAACTGGTTGTCGATCATCGCAGAATCATCGGCTGCATCGAGAGCCATTCTCCCTACGAGGCGGCGTCCGCCATGGTCAACCATATCAATCAGCTGATCGAGGATGTCCGCACTTACTTTGGCGGTCCCCGCTCTTAA